The Microcella sp. genome includes the window GTGTTGAACTCGTGCTCGCTGAGCGGCTGGCCGTCGCTCGGCACGCCATCGGCGAGCAGCGTGATGAGGTCGGTGCCGCCCTTGCCGCGACGCTCAGCGGCGAGGTGCCGGCCATACTCGTAGACCTCGATCGCCGCCGGCGAGCGGAACGGCACGTGCTTGTACTGCTCGCTCTCGGCCGAATCGATCAGCAGGTCGGCGTGCTCGGGGTCGGTGTTGCCGACCATGCGGTTGCCCCAGGCGATGAGCTGGCCCGTGTCGCTGTCTGGCACACCGAGCAGGCGCGCGAGCACCCGAATCGGAAAATCTGCGCTCACCTCGTCGACGAAGTCGAACTCTTTCTTCGCGAGCGCGGCATCCACCGTCTTCGCAGTGATGCCGCGCAGGAAGGTCTCATACTTGGCGACCGCCTGCGGGGTGAACTCCCCCTGCAGCATGCGGCGCAGGGCGCGGTGGCGCAGCCCGTCGGTCTCGAGCAGCGACCGGCGCTGGTCTTGCAGCTCGGGCTCGACCTCTTCGAGGTTGGTGAACTTGGTCGACGTGAACGTCTCGGTGTCGCGCAGCACGCGCACGATGTCGTGATAGCGCGTCACCGACCAGAACCCGCTGCTGGGCGACTCTTCGGTCGACCAGTGCAGGCCGGGAGTGGCACGCAAATCGTCGAACAGACCCCACGGCGCCCCATGGGCGAAGAGGTCGAGGTCAGCGAGGGTGAGATCGGTCGTAGTCGCCATGAGCGCCTGCTTTCGTAGGAAGCGATTTGTTCGGATGCTAACGAACTTCCGCGCGCCCGTCGAGTCCCCCGCGCGGCCAGCCGCGATCGCGAGCGTGCCGAACGCCCTGATAATGAACGCAGGAGGATTCCATGCCCAGCGCACACACGCTCGCCGAGACCGAGGAGCAGGTCGTCTCGAAGCTCGGCTCGCTGCCGCTCGACTTCGAAGCCATGGCCGTCGTCTCGAACCTGTTTCGCGCGGCCAACGCGACCCGCAACTACCTCGAGCGCAGCGTGCTCGCCGAGAGCGGCCTGTCGTGGACAGCCTTCGTCGTGCTCTGGGTCACCTGGATCTGGGAGCCGATCGAGACCCGGCAGATCGCCGAAGAGGGCGGCTTCTCGAAAGCCACCCTCACGGGGGTGCTCGGCACGCTCGAATCAAAGGGCTACCTCGCCCGCGAGCGCAGCGAGCGAGACGGCCGGCTCGTCAACGTGTCGATGACGCCGTCGGGGCGCGAGCTCATGGTGCGGCTGTTTCCGACCTTCAACGATCACGAGCGCACCATCTCGAGCACGATCGACCCGAAGCGGCGCCGCGAACTCGCCGATATGCTGCGCGCCGTGACACTCGTGACCGAAGGTCAGCGGTAGGTCAGTACTGAGGGCGCCCGGTAGCGCCATCGTCACGGGATGCCCGCTCACGCAGGCAACCGCCCTAGCCCTACCGCTCGGGCCGCGACTCGGTTACTATCGAAAGACTCGTTCGTATCCGAACGACTCGCGACAGCAAGGGAGCCGCCCGCGTGCAGACTGCAGCGCACCAGGTTGAACTGGCCACACTGACCGTCGACACGCGGCACTACATCGACGGCGCCCGCGTCGCGAGCGATTCGACCTTCGAGAGCATCTCGCCCATCGACGGCAGCGTGCTCGCGCATGTCGCGCGCGGCGGCCAGGCAGAAGTCGATGCCGCCGTCGCCGCCGCTGCCGCCGCCTTTCCCGCCTGGCGCGACCTCGGCCCCGAGGGGCGCGGCGAAATTCTGCATCGCCTCGCCGACCTCATCGAGGCGAACGTCGAGCAGCTGTCGCAGCTCGAGACCCTCGACAACGGCTCGCTGCTGCGCAGCCACCGGCGCGGGGTCATGCCGCGCGTCGCCATGAACATCCGATTCTTCGCCGACTGGGCGATGACCAAGCTCGAGCACCCCGTCTGGCAGACCCGCGGGCACGACAACGTCGTGAGCTGGGACCCGACCGGGGTCGTCGCCATCATCACCCCCTGGAACGCCCCGCTCATGCTCGCCACCTGGCGCATCGGCCCGGCCCTCGCGGCCGGCGACACCGTGGTGCTCAAGCCCGCCGAATGGACGCCCCTGAGCGCGAGCTACTTCGCCGACCTGTGCGCCGAGGCCGGCGTGCCCGCGGGAGTCTTCAATGTTGTGCAGGGGCTCGGTGCGGAGGCCGGCGCGGCCCTCGTCGCGCATCCCGGAATCGCCCGCATAGCGTTCACCGGCTCGGTGCCGACCGCGAAAGCGATCATGCGCTCGGCCGCCGACAACCTCACCCCCGTGAGCTTCGAGCTCGGGGGCAAGAGCCCGCTCATCATCACCGACGACGCCGACCTCGACCTCGCCGTCGAGATCGCCATCGAGCAGTATGACAACGCCGGCCAGGTGTGCCTCTCGGGCACGCGCCTGCTCGTGCACGAGCGCATCGCCGAGGCCTTCGCCGAACGCTTCGCCGACGCCGCCGCCGCGATCGTGCAGGGCGACCCCCGCGACGAGGCGACGCAGATCGGCCCGCAGATTCACCAGGTGCATTTCGACCGCGTCGCCGGATTCGTCGAGCGCGCGCAAGCCGACGGCGCTCGCGTCATCATCGGCGGCTCGGGCAACGACGAGCTCGGCGGCCTTTACTTCAGGCCGACGCTCATCGTCGATGCGGCGCCCGACAGCGAGATCGCCACCGCTGAAGTCTTCGGCCCCGTGCTCACGATGCAGACCTTCTCGACCGACGACGAAGCCGTCGAGGTCGCCAATGCCACCGAGTACGGCCTCGCCGCCGTCGTCGTGTGCGGCGACCGCGAACGGGCCGAACGGCTGACGACGAATCTCGTCGCCGGCACGATCTGGGTCAACTGCTTCTTCGTTCGAGACCTCGCCGCGCCGTTCGGCGGCAGCAAGAAGAGCGGCATCGGCCGCGAAGGAGGCGTGTGGTCGTTCGACTTCTACGCCGACGTCAAGAACACCGTCTACGCACCCTCAGGGTGGAAGGAGTAAGTCATGGGCAAGGTTGTCGGAGCCGCGATCCTCGCGCACGTACCCACCATCATGCTGCCGCAAGATGTGCGGCACGACCTCAACGGGGGCAAAGAGATCACGCTCGTGCCCGGCCTCAAGCGCCTGCGCACCGAGGTCATGGAGACCCTCGACTACGACACCGTCGTCGTGCTCGACTCGCACTGGGCGACGACCGTCGAGTTCGTCATCACCGCGCAGGCCGAACGCAGCGGACTCTTCACGAGCGAAGAACTGCCGAGAGGGATGTCGCAGATTCCCTACGCGTTCAGGGGTGACCCCGAACTCGCGAATGCCGTGGCGAACTACGACGAGAAGAACGGCACCTGGGTGACGCCCATCAGCGACCCGCACCTGCCGATCTTCTACGCCACCGTCAACCTGTGGCACTACCTCGGCCGCGGGCTCGACAAGCGCTGGGTGAGCATGTCGGTCTGCCAGACGGCGACGACCGAAGACTTCTTGCGCTCGGGGCGCGCGCTCGGCGAGGCGATTCGCGACAGCGACCGCAAGGTGCTGCTGCTCGCCTCGGGGGCGCTCTCGCACACCTTCTACAAGCTGCGCGACCTGCGCAAGCACGAGGCGAGCGACCCGTCGCACATCTTCAGCCCCGAAGCCCGAGAGGCCGACCTCGAGCGCATCGAGTGGATGAAGCAGGGCGACCACAAGCGCATTCTCGACACCATGCCCGAGTTCAAGAAGTACAAGCCAGAGGCCAACTTCAGCCACTGGCTGCAGATGGCGGGCGCCACGGGCGAAGAGGCCAACACGGCCAAGGGCGTCATGTACTCGGAGTATGAGAACTCGATCGGCACTGGCCAGGTGCACATCTACTTTCCTGAGCCCGAGGGCGGGTTTCCGCTGCCGAAAGACGTCACGCTCTCGCGCGACGACTCCTCCGACGTCGCGGGCGCCGCATGACCGAGTACCGGCGCATTCTGCTCGACGGCGCGGCCGTGCAGGTGGTGCGGCACGGCGACGAGCTGCGAGCATCCGATGGCCGCATCGTCGCAGTCGACGAGGCCATCCACTTGCCGCCGACCGAGCCGACCAAGATCATCGCCGTGCACTTGAACTACCCGAGCCGCAGCGATGAGTTCATGACGAAGCTGCCGCCGGCGCCGACCTACTTTCACAAGCCGATCACGGCGCTCAACAGCCACAAGGGCGCCGTCGTGCGCCCGGCAGGCTGCCAGTGGCTCAACTATGAGGGCGAGATCGTCATCGTCATCGGGCGCACGTGCCGCAACGTCTCGCCAGACGAGGCGGGCGACTACATCGCTGGCTACTCGGTGGGCAACGACTACGGGCTGCACGATTTTCGCGACACCGACGCAGGCTCGATGCTGCGGGTCAAGGGCAGCGACACGCTCGCACCCGTGGGGCCGGGCCTGGTGACCGACTGGGATTTCCGAGGCAAGACGATTCGCACCCTCGTGAACGGCGCTGTCGTGCAAGAAGACTCGACCGACACGATGGAGTGGAACATGCACT containing:
- a CDS encoding cytochrome P450, whose translation is MATTTDLTLADLDLFAHGAPWGLFDDLRATPGLHWSTEESPSSGFWSVTRYHDIVRVLRDTETFTSTKFTNLEEVEPELQDQRRSLLETDGLRHRALRRMLQGEFTPQAVAKYETFLRGITAKTVDAALAKKEFDFVDEVSADFPIRVLARLLGVPDSDTGQLIAWGNRMVGNTDPEHADLLIDSAESEQYKHVPFRSPAAIEVYEYGRHLAAERRGKGGTDLITLLADGVPSDGQPLSEHEFNTNFLLLVVAGNETTRHTISHSMSNLLNNPSQLEILKNDPSLIPWAVEEFLRYASPVYHFRRTATRDVEFSGTQVAEGDKVVVWFASGNRDDAVFDEPYHFDVTRTPNEHMSFGRGGPHMCLGNALARIELRIMFEDLITRDVTLERTGDIDYLRSNFVHGIKRMPVRVA
- a CDS encoding MarR family winged helix-turn-helix transcriptional regulator, encoding MPSAHTLAETEEQVVSKLGSLPLDFEAMAVVSNLFRAANATRNYLERSVLAESGLSWTAFVVLWVTWIWEPIETRQIAEEGGFSKATLTGVLGTLESKGYLARERSERDGRLVNVSMTPSGRELMVRLFPTFNDHERTISSTIDPKRRRELADMLRAVTLVTEGQR
- a CDS encoding aldehyde dehydrogenase, encoding MQTAAHQVELATLTVDTRHYIDGARVASDSTFESISPIDGSVLAHVARGGQAEVDAAVAAAAAAFPAWRDLGPEGRGEILHRLADLIEANVEQLSQLETLDNGSLLRSHRRGVMPRVAMNIRFFADWAMTKLEHPVWQTRGHDNVVSWDPTGVVAIITPWNAPLMLATWRIGPALAAGDTVVLKPAEWTPLSASYFADLCAEAGVPAGVFNVVQGLGAEAGAALVAHPGIARIAFTGSVPTAKAIMRSAADNLTPVSFELGGKSPLIITDDADLDLAVEIAIEQYDNAGQVCLSGTRLLVHERIAEAFAERFADAAAAIVQGDPRDEATQIGPQIHQVHFDRVAGFVERAQADGARVIIGGSGNDELGGLYFRPTLIVDAAPDSEIATAEVFGPVLTMQTFSTDDEAVEVANATEYGLAAVVVCGDRERAERLTTNLVAGTIWVNCFFVRDLAAPFGGSKKSGIGREGGVWSFDFYADVKNTVYAPSGWKE
- a CDS encoding catechol 1,2-dioxygenase, yielding MGKVVGAAILAHVPTIMLPQDVRHDLNGGKEITLVPGLKRLRTEVMETLDYDTVVVLDSHWATTVEFVITAQAERSGLFTSEELPRGMSQIPYAFRGDPELANAVANYDEKNGTWVTPISDPHLPIFYATVNLWHYLGRGLDKRWVSMSVCQTATTEDFLRSGRALGEAIRDSDRKVLLLASGALSHTFYKLRDLRKHEASDPSHIFSPEAREADLERIEWMKQGDHKRILDTMPEFKKYKPEANFSHWLQMAGATGEEANTAKGVMYSEYENSIGTGQVHIYFPEPEGGFPLPKDVTLSRDDSSDVAGAA
- a CDS encoding fumarylacetoacetate hydrolase family protein, coding for MTEYRRILLDGAAVQVVRHGDELRASDGRIVAVDEAIHLPPTEPTKIIAVHLNYPSRSDEFMTKLPPAPTYFHKPITALNSHKGAVVRPAGCQWLNYEGEIVIVIGRTCRNVSPDEAGDYIAGYSVGNDYGLHDFRDTDAGSMLRVKGSDTLAPVGPGLVTDWDFRGKTIRTLVNGAVVQEDSTDTMEWNMHYLVADLARTITLVPGDMIYSGTPANSRPVQPGDVVEVEVDGLGRLTNTIVEGPTPIRTDVGAQPTSSEEVVSTALGGDWEFRGIRTPSKDLYPSRIQEEEDA